The genome window GCGGTGATGACGAAGCCGCCCGGATCGCGTCCCGGCATGAGGAACTTGGCGACGATGCCGACGATCAGACCGAACACGATCCATCCGATGATGTACATGATGCTCTCCTCAGCCGCCACTGGCGGCGCTCAACGAGCTGTCCGGGTTTCCGTTTTCCGTCTTGACTCTAGTTGCCCCGAAGCCGTCGGCCTATTGGACCTAGGCCCAATACGCGCCCCGGCAGCCCGCCTCGCCCGCGGGCTCACCGCAGGCGACCAAGGTCCAATAGCGCCCACGCGTGGCGTCGTGCAGAGTCTTCTCAGGGGTTTCACGTGGACGATACGCCGGTCTCCAGCAGCGACTGGCCGTTCCGGTCATCCTCATGACGTCTTATGACGACGACTTGACCCGCGACCGCGTCGAGAAGTCCGGGGCGGCCGCCCACCTGTGGGAGCCCTTCGACGAGGACGCTGTGCTGCACGCGATCCGTGGAGCTGTCGGAGGGGATCGCAATCACCGGGGCCATGGCGCGATGCAACGAAGAACCACCCTCACTGTTAAAGAACCGCGGGAGGCTGCCATGTCACACGAAAGGCCGGCCGCACGTGAGCTCACCGCCGATGTCGATCGGCCGAAGCGTATCGACCGCTACATCGACTACTTTGGCAGCGGAGGCCTGCGCCGAGTCGGCGTCACGCTGAATCCGGCGGCGGATCGTCGCCGGGCACGGACGCCGCTCACTCCGCCCGCTCCACCTCGCGAGGCGTCGAGGGCTCGCGAGGTGGCTCGGGGGAGGGTGGTGAATTGAGCGGCCGCCGGATCCTCGCCGCCTTCGTGGTGGCGAGTGTGCTGATGATCTTCGTGTTTGAGCTCCGAGGGGGAAGGTTCACGGAAGACCGCCTGAAGCGGGTTCACGAGCTTGAGGCTCGCGAGGCACAGTTGTACGAACAGCTGGCGCAGAAGGATGCCCAGCGAGAATCTCAGCGCCGGATATACATCGACCGCATCAGGAAGGGGGAGGCTCAACTGCTCGAGCATGCGCGCGAGATCATGAGGCTCCGCGGACGATCAGAGGCCAGTTCGACGATGCTGGTTCCGCCACCAACGTCTGGGGAGTAGGGCAGGGACGACGACGCTGAACTCGTTCGGCGGGACGCTCAAGTTCGGGACGAATAGCGCCTTCCAGCTCGAGCTCCGGCGGCGTGTCGACGAGTTTTTCCGGACCACCGGCCGCCGGGAGCGCGACTGCTGGCAGATGTACGTGAAGACGGCGATCATTCTCGTCGGCCTGGCGGTCTCCTACCTGCTGCTGGTGTTCGCGGCCGACGCCTGGTGGCAGGGTGTGCCGCTGGCCGTTCTGGTGGGCTTGGCCGCCGCCGGAATCGGATTCAATGTCCAGCACGACGGCGGACACGACGCGTATTCCGACTACCGCTCGGTCAACAAGCTCATGGCGATGATGCTGGACCTGATGGGGTCCAGTTCGTACTTCTGGCGCTGGAAACACGTCGTCTTCCATCACACCTATGTCAATGTCACCGGCCACGACACGGACATCAACTTGGGCATCCTCGCCCGGGTGACGCCGCATCAGACGCGGCTCGCCTTTCACCGGTGGCAACACCTCTACCTCTGGCCGGTCTACGGGTTGCTGGCGGTCAAGATGCAATTCGTCGACGACTTCCGGAGGCTCGTCACCGGCCGGATTGGCCGCCACCGAGTCCGCCGCCCGACGGGGTGGGACCTGGTCCTCCTGGTGGGCGGTAAGGCGACCTTTCTCGCCTGGGCCTTCGGCGTCCCGCTGCTCTTCCACCCCGTGGCGGTTGTCCTCTTCTACTACGGGGTCGCCGCGGTGGTGCTGGGGACCGCCCTGAGCGTGGTGTTCCAACTGGCCCACTGCGTAGAAGAGGCGGCGTTTCCGCTGCCCTCCGCGGGCACCGGGCGCATCGAGCAGGCCTGGGCCATCCACCAGGCGGAGACGACCGTGGACTTCGCCCGGCCTAGCCGGGTCGTGGCGTGGCTCCTCGGCGGGTTGAACTTCCAGATCGAACACCATCTGTTCCCGAGGATCAGCCACGTCAACTACCCGGCGATCTCGAAGCTGGTGGAACAGACATGCCGAGACTTTGGCGTCACCTACACCGAGCACAGTTCGTTCCGGGAGGGCATGGCCTCCCATTTCCGGTGGCTACGGCGTATGGGGATGCCGAACGCCCCGCGCGAAACCTGAGCGAGCTGCGCGACCTCTGTCGCCGCCGTCCGCTTTGCCGTTGCCGGCATCCACGGTCGGGGCGAAGAAGTCGCGCAGGTCAGGCCCGCCGGCGCCCCGGATTCAGCGCCGGGCGGCCTCGAAGCTAGAACTCCTCTCCGTGCGCCATGGCCGGATCAGCCTTCGCGGCCTCCGGGCTGTCCGTGACGAGCGCTTCGGTCGTGAGCAGCAAGGATGCGATCGAGGCGGCGTTCTGCAGGGCGACGCGCTCCACCTTGGCCGGGTCGATGATCCCCGCCTGCATCATGTCGACATACTCGTTGGTCTCGGCGTCGAAGCCGCGGGTGCTCGGGACGGCCCCCTTGACCTTCTCGACGACTACGGAGCCCTCGAGCCCGGCGTTCTCGACGATCTGCCTGATCGGCTCCTCGAGGGCGCGCCGTACAATGCTGACCCCGGTGGCCTCGTCGCCCGAGAGCTTGAGGCTGCCGAGGGCCTCCGACGCGCGGAGCAGCGCCACGCCGCCTCCCGGCACGATTCCCTCTTCCACGGCGGCCCGCGTGGCGTTGAGGGCGTCCTCGACCCGCGCCTTCCGCTCCTTCATCTCGGTCTCGGTGGCCGCCCCGACCTTGATGACGGCCACGCCGCCGGCCAGCTTGGCGAGCCGCTCCTGGAGCTTCTCCCGGTCGTAATCCGAGGTCGTCTCCTCGATCTGGGCCCGGATCTGCTTGATACGACCCTCGATCTCCCTGGAGCTGCCGGCGCCCTCGATGATCGTGGTGTTGTCCTTGTCCACGGCCACCTTCTTGGCCCGGCCCAGATCCTCGAGCTTGAGGTTCTCGAGCTTCATGCCGAGGTCTTCGGTGATCGCCTTGCCGGCCGTCACGGTCGCGATGTCCTCCAGCATGGACTTCCGCCGGTCACCGAAGCCCGGCGCCTTCACCGCGCACGTGTGCAGCGTGCCGCGCAGCTTGTTGACCACGAGGGTGGCCAGCGCCTCGCCCTCGACGTCCTCGGCGATGATCAGCAGCGGCCGCCCCGCCTGCGCCACCTGCTCGAGCAGCGGCAGCATGTCCTTCATCACACTGATCTTTTTCTCGTGGATCAGGACGAGCGCGTCCTCGAGCACGCACTCCATGCGCTCGAGGTCGGTGACGAAGTACGGCGACAGGTATCCCCGGTCGAACTGCATGCCCTCGACCACCGCCAGGGTCGTCTCCATCGCCTTGGCCTCTTCCACGGTGATGACGCCGTCCTTGCCGACCTTCTCCATGGCCTCCGCGATCAAGTTGCCGATCGTCTTGTCGTTGTTGGCGGCGATCGTGGCGACCTGAGCGATCTCCGTCTTATCCTTGGTGGCCTTGGCCATGTGCTTCAGCTCCTCGACCACCATGTCGACCGCCTGCTCGATCCCCCGCTTCAGGCCCATCGGGTTCGCGCCCGCAGTCACGTTCTTGAGCCCCTCGCGGAAGATCGCCTGGGCGAGCACGGTGGCCGTGGTCGTCCCATCGCCCGCCACGTCCGAGGTCTTGGCGGCGACCTCCCTGATCATCTGAGCCCCCAGATTCTTGGGGCGGTCTGGCAGCTCGATTTCCTTGGCGACGGTCACACCGTCCTTGGTGATGGTGGGGCTGCCGAACTTCTTGGCGATGACGACGTTCCGCCCTTTCGGCCCCAGGGTGGCCTTGACGGCGTGCGACATGACGTTGACCCCGCGCAAGAGCGCCGCGCGGGCTTCCTCGTTGAACAGAAGCTGCTTAGGCATGGTGCTCTCCCTCCCCAGTGCGCCGAAATGGTTGAAAACGGCTGAGCCGCTCGTTCACGAGCCGAGGATGCCGAGGATGTCCTCCTCCCTCATGATGAGGTACTCCTCGCCGGCGAGCGTGACCTCGCTACCGGAATACTTGCCGAAGAGGATTCGATCGCCTTCCTTCACCGCGAGGGGGAAGTGCTTGCCGGCGTCGGTGACCTTGCCGGTCCCCACGGCGATCACCTGTCCCTCCTGCGGCTTCTCCTTAGCGGTGTCGGGGATGATGAGGCTGCCGTGCTTCTCGTCCTGCTCCTCGCGGCGCTTGACGAGCACGCGGTCGTGGAGCGGGCGCAGCGTCGTCTTCGTTGCCTGAGCCACAGCGCGCGTCGCCTTCAGTGCTCGAGCCATCGCTCGTGCCTCCCTCTCTTCCAGGTGGTGTGAGCCCCGGCTGGATTGTCCAGCGGGCTAGTGTACCACTGAAATAGTACACCTTGACAGAATTGATCTAGTGTACTAGTGTGCACGTACAGCATGAGGGTCCCGATGAATCTGAAGATCGACGGGCACAGTCCGATCCCGATCCGCCGGCAACTGACGGAGCAGTTCAAGCACGCCATCGAGAGCGGCGGTGTCCCCCAGGACCAGGCCCTGCCCAGCATCCGGGAGCTCGCCGGCTTCCTCGGCATCAATCCGAACACGGTCGCGCGCGTCATCGAGGATCTCAAGCAGGGCGGCTACGTGGAGGCTCGGCGGGGAAAGGGCGTGTTCGTGGCCCCGGCGCCGCCCACCCGCCCCTCCCCGCATCTCCGCGAAGGGTTCTTACAAGAGATGGTCATCCGGGCGGCCGCCCTCGGCATGACCGCCGACGACCTGGCGGTCGCGGTCCTGAGCGTGGCCGGCGTCCGGCCCGCCGCCGTCCAGGGGGCCGTGGAGGTTCTCCTGGTGGAATGCAGCCAGCCGGAGCTCGACTTCTTTGCCCGGCAACTCGAGGCCCACCTCCCCGTCCACGTGGACCCGGTGCTCCTCGGCGACCTGGCCGCGGTCACCCGGCGCCAGAAGCAACCCGCTCGCTGGCGGGCGGCGGTCACGAGCTTCTGCCATCTGCCGGAAGTGGAGCGGCTCCTGAGCGGCAGGGGGGTCCCGGTAATCGCCCTGCTCGCCGAAGCGCATCTCGAGACGCTCCACCACCTCGCCCAGCTTCCGTCGGGGACACGGGTGGGTGTGGCCTCCGTCGCCGCCGAGACGGCCCACAACCTGGAGCATTCGATCGCGAACGCGGGCCTGCCGAACATCGTGCTGGTCGGGGCTTGCCCCGCCGCGGGGGCTGCGCTGGGGCGTCTGCTTCGCCGAGTGGACGTCATCGTCTGCTCGACCGGGGCGGCCGAGCGGGTCCGGGGGCTCGCGGGCCCGGCCGTGCAGGTGTTGATCGACGACCGGGCCGTGGACCAGCGGGCCGTCCAGATGCTCGCCGCCCTCCTGGTGCAACAGAACGGCAACATGCCGGCGGCTGCTCCGCCCGCCGGCCAGAGGCGCCTGCACCCTCGTCCGTCCAGCGGGCGCAAACAGCGGGGAGGGGCGGCGCGGGCAACGGTGCGGGGCGAGTGGATGCGAGTGAGCGGTAACCGGGTGAAGGAGGAAGAGTCATGAGTTTCACCATGTTCGTGACGTGGGTGCTGGTAGGAGTGCTCGCCGGCGTGCTGGCCGGACTGGTCATGAAGCGCGGCGGCTACGGGCTGAAGAACGACATCATTCTCGGCCTCGTCGGAAGCATCGGGGCCAGCTGGATCTTCCGGGCCTCCGGCCTGTTCCCAAGCGCTGGGATTGTCGCGATGCTGTTCGTCGCCCTCGCCGGAGCGGCGGTCCTGATCATCGCTCAGCGCAAGCTTCGGCCCACCGAGCGTCTTGGCGGGGCCAGGGGCGATGTGTGGTGGAGGGGCGGGCTGGTGGCAGCGGTCGTGGCCGTGGTGGCGTGGATGACCCTCGGCCCCGCCCCGCAGCCGGCAGCGACGGCAGCGGTGGTCGAGGAGAAGACGTACACGGTGACGCCCGCCGCGATGAAGGTGAAAGCCGGGATCGTCACCGGCGAAGTGACGAATATGAAGGTCACGGAGCAGGTCGAGCAAGGCTCCGGCCGTGTCGTCTCCGCGGCAAAGCTCACGGCGATCGTCACGCTCAAGAACAGCTCGGAGAATCAGACTGTCCGCCTCGTCACCGGGACGATCAAGTACATCGATTCGGAGGGACAGCCGATCAAGCTCGAGGACGCCCGGACCGAGCCGGCCCTCACGTTCGCCACGTACGGGGGCAGCAGTGACCGGCTCGACCCCGGGCAGGAGGCCATCCAGTCGCTGGATGTTGCCTTCCCCGCCGAGGCGCTGAAGGCGCAGAAGTTGAAAGAGATCCGCCTGGAGCTCGCGTATATCCCGTCGCCATACCGCGAGGAGACGGTCCAGTTCAGCGTCTCCATCGGCGAGGGTAAGTAGGCCGCGTGAGCTGGCTCCCTTCAGGCCCATGAGAGCCAGGTTGCTGCGACCGCTGCGGGCCGCGGTGCTGGGGCTCGTGGCGGTCGGGGCCGCGACAGCGTGGTCCGGACAACCGCCGGCTACCCCGGGTGGCCGTGCGGTCGTCTACGTGGTGCCGATCGAGGGCATCATCGACCTCGGGCTGGCGCCGTTCGTCGAGCGCATCCTGGGCGAGGCCGTGGCGGCGGGCGCCGCCGCGGTCGTCCTCGAGGTGAACACCTTCGGGGGGCGCGTAGACGCCGCCGTCATCATCCGCGACGCGCTGCTCCGCGCGCCCGTGCGGACCGTCGCCTTCGTCAACAAGCGGGCGATCTCCGCCGGGGCGCTCATCAGCCTGGCCGCCGAGACGATCGTCATGGCTGAGGGGGGGACGATCGGAGCGGCCACCCCGGTCCAGATCGGAGCCCCGGGAAGCCCGGCCCAGCCGGTGGCGGAAAAGACAATCTCGTACATGCGCAAGGAGTTCCGGGCTACCGCCGAGATCCGGAAGCGGCCCCTGCTGTTCGCCGAGGCGATGGTCGATGCGGATGTGGAGATCCCCGGTCTCAGCCCCAAAGGCAAGCTCCTGACGCTCACGACCGACGAGGCGCTCGCGCACGGCTTCGCCGACTTCCGCGCGGACACGGTCGACGCCGTCCTCGCGTCCCTGGGCCTCGCCGGGGCGGAGGTCCGCCGGGCCACGCCGACATGGGCCGAGACACTGGTGCGCTTCCTGACCCACCCGATCGTCAGCTCGCTCCTGACGACGATCGGCATTCTCGGGATCATCCTCGAGCTGCGGACGCCGGGCTTCGGCGTGCCAGGAGCGCTCGGCATCCTGAGCCTGGGCCTCTTCTTCTGGGGGCACTGGCTCGTGCGGCTGGCCGGCTGGGAGGAGGTCCTGCTCGTCGCCCTCGGGCTCGGTCTCCTCGGGCTCGAGATCTTCGTCACCCCGGGCTTCGGCCTCACGGGAACGCTGGGGATCGGGGCGTTGCTCGGGGGGCTCGGGCTGAGCCTCGTCGGTGCCGGGGCGACGTGGCCGGTCGTGCTCAGCGCAATCGGCCAAGTCGTGGTGTCGCTGCTCCTGGCCATCGGGGCCTCGCTGGTCATGCTGCGCTTCCTGCCGCGCCTGCCCTTCGGCCGCCGGCTCGTTCTCGAGACCGAGCTCGAAGCGCGCGAGGGGTTCGCGTCGGCTCCGGAAGCCGATCGCATGTGGCTCGGCAAACGCGGGACGGCGGCCTCCACGCTGCGGCCCGCCGGCATCGCGACGCTCGAAGGGGAACGGGTAGACGTCGTCTCCGATGGGGACTTCATCGAAATGGGAGAACCGATCACGGTCGTCAAGGTGGACGGCAACCGGATCGTTGTGCGGCAGCTCGCGGAAAGGACTCAGTCATGATTGGCATGGAGACAGGCTTGTTCGGGGGCGTCGCGCTCCTTGTCCTGGTGGTCGCGGTACTGGCCTTCGTGCTGTATCTCATCCCCGTCCGGCTCTGGATCGCGGCCTGGGCGTCGGGGGCCTACGTCGGGCTCTTCAGTCTGATCGGGATGCGCTTCCGACGGGTGCCGCCGGGAACGGTGGTGACCGCGCGCATCAGCGCGGTGAAGGCTGGGCTGGACGTCCCGATCAACGACCTCGAGGCGCACTACCTGGCCGGCGGCAACGTCGTCAACGTGGTAATCGCCATGATCTCGGCCGACAAGGCGAACATTACGATGCCGTTCAAGCGGGCCGCGGCGATCGACCTGGCCGGCCGCGACGTGCTGGCGGCGGTGAAGATGTCGGTCCTCCCCAAGGTGATCGAGACGCCACGCATCGCGGCGGTGGCCAAGGATGGTATCCAGCTTCACGCCATCTGTCGGGTGACGGTCCGCACGAATCTCGACCGCCTCGTGGGCGGCGCCGGTGAGGAGACCGTCATCGCCCGGATCGGCGAGGGAGTCGTCAGCACGATCGGCTCGGCCAGCACCCATAAGGACGTGCTGGAGAATCCGAATCACATCTCCAAGCACGTGCTGTCCAAAGGGCTCGACGCGGGGACGGCCTACGAGATCCTGTCGATCGACATCGCGGACGTCGACGTCGGCGAGAACATCGGCGCCAAGCTCCAGATCGACCAGGCCAATGCCGACAAGCAGATCGCGCAGGCCAAGGCGGAGGAGCGGCGCGCCATGGCTATCGCGCTCGAGCAGGAGATGCGGGCACGCGTCGTCGAGGCCGAGGCCGAAGTGCCGCGGGCGATGGCCGACGCCTTCCGCCAGGGCCACCTCGGGATCATGGACTATTACCGGATGAAGAATGTGCAGGCCGACACGACGATGCGGGACGCGATCGCGGGCGCCCCCGATGGGTCGCTCACGAGCCCGAAGAAGTAGAGGGCCGGGATGACACGGGTACAGATTCTCTTCATGGTGGCACTCGTGCTGGCCCCGCTGCTCAGCCTCCTCATGCGTGCGGTCAAGAGGCGGCTCGAGGGCGGGGCCCGGCGAGACGGCTGGTCCGAAGCGCCGAGCGTCCCCGCTTCCCCGCGAACCCCACCGGTGCCGGCGATCGGGGCGGGCGCCCGCCCTCGCGGCACTCCGGCCGGCAGAGCGACCGGGGTGGCGGCGACATCCGTTGCGGCCGGTGGTCGAGCGCCCTCGGGCCTGGGAACCCATCGGGAGGTGCGCCGGGGGATCGTCCTCATGACGGTCCTCGGGACTTGCCGCGCCCTGGAGCCGCCAGGCGCCTGAAACCCCGCGGAACCTCGCTTCGGGAAGCAAGGAGAATGCGGCGATGCAGATGAAACCGACA of Candidatus Methylomirabilota bacterium contains these proteins:
- the groES gene encoding co-chaperone GroES encodes the protein MAQATKTTLRPLHDRVLVKRREEQDEKHGSLIIPDTAKEKPQEGQVIAVGTGKVTDAGKHFPLAVKEGDRILFGKYSGSEVTLAGEEYLIMREEDILGILGS
- a CDS encoding GntR family transcriptional regulator, whose protein sequence is MNLKIDGHSPIPIRRQLTEQFKHAIESGGVPQDQALPSIRELAGFLGINPNTVARVIEDLKQGGYVEARRGKGVFVAPAPPTRPSPHLREGFLQEMVIRAAALGMTADDLAVAVLSVAGVRPAAVQGAVEVLLVECSQPELDFFARQLEAHLPVHVDPVLLGDLAAVTRRQKQPARWRAAVTSFCHLPEVERLLSGRGVPVIALLAEAHLETLHHLAQLPSGTRVGVASVAAETAHNLEHSIANAGLPNIVLVGACPAAGAALGRLLRRVDVIVCSTGAAERVRGLAGPAVQVLIDDRAVDQRAVQMLAALLVQQNGNMPAAAPPAGQRRLHPRPSSGRKQRGGAARATVRGEWMRVSGNRVKEEES
- a CDS encoding NfeD family protein, with protein sequence MLRPLRAAVLGLVAVGAATAWSGQPPATPGGRAVVYVVPIEGIIDLGLAPFVERILGEAVAAGAAAVVLEVNTFGGRVDAAVIIRDALLRAPVRTVAFVNKRAISAGALISLAAETIVMAEGGTIGAATPVQIGAPGSPAQPVAEKTISYMRKEFRATAEIRKRPLLFAEAMVDADVEIPGLSPKGKLLTLTTDEALAHGFADFRADTVDAVLASLGLAGAEVRRATPTWAETLVRFLTHPIVSSLLTTIGILGIILELRTPGFGVPGALGILSLGLFFWGHWLVRLAGWEEVLLVALGLGLLGLEIFVTPGFGLTGTLGIGALLGGLGLSLVGAGATWPVVLSAIGQVVVSLLLAIGASLVMLRFLPRLPFGRRLVLETELEAREGFASAPEADRMWLGKRGTAASTLRPAGIATLEGERVDVVSDGDFIEMGEPITVVKVDGNRIVVRQLAERTQS
- the groL gene encoding chaperonin GroEL (60 kDa chaperone family; promotes refolding of misfolded polypeptides especially under stressful conditions; forms two stacked rings of heptamers to form a barrel-shaped 14mer; ends can be capped by GroES; misfolded proteins enter the barrel where they are refolded when GroES binds); translation: MPKQLLFNEEARAALLRGVNVMSHAVKATLGPKGRNVVIAKKFGSPTITKDGVTVAKEIELPDRPKNLGAQMIREVAAKTSDVAGDGTTTATVLAQAIFREGLKNVTAGANPMGLKRGIEQAVDMVVEELKHMAKATKDKTEIAQVATIAANNDKTIGNLIAEAMEKVGKDGVITVEEAKAMETTLAVVEGMQFDRGYLSPYFVTDLERMECVLEDALVLIHEKKISVMKDMLPLLEQVAQAGRPLLIIAEDVEGEALATLVVNKLRGTLHTCAVKAPGFGDRRKSMLEDIATVTAGKAITEDLGMKLENLKLEDLGRAKKVAVDKDNTTIIEGAGSSREIEGRIKQIRAQIEETTSDYDREKLQERLAKLAGGVAVIKVGAATETEMKERKARVEDALNATRAAVEEGIVPGGGVALLRASEALGSLKLSGDEATGVSIVRRALEEPIRQIVENAGLEGSVVVEKVKGAVPSTRGFDAETNEYVDMMQAGIIDPAKVERVALQNAASIASLLLTTEALVTDSPEAAKADPAMAHGEEF
- the floA gene encoding flotillin-like protein FloA (flotillin-like protein involved in membrane lipid rafts), with the translated sequence METGLFGGVALLVLVVAVLAFVLYLIPVRLWIAAWASGAYVGLFSLIGMRFRRVPPGTVVTARISAVKAGLDVPINDLEAHYLAGGNVVNVVIAMISADKANITMPFKRAAAIDLAGRDVLAAVKMSVLPKVIETPRIAAVAKDGIQLHAICRVTVRTNLDRLVGGAGEETVIARIGEGVVSTIGSASTHKDVLENPNHISKHVLSKGLDAGTAYEILSIDIADVDVGENIGAKLQIDQANADKQIAQAKAEERRAMAIALEQEMRARVVEAEAEVPRAMADAFRQGHLGIMDYYRMKNVQADTTMRDAIAGAPDGSLTSPKK
- a CDS encoding acyl-CoA desaturase, whose translation is MYVKTAIILVGLAVSYLLLVFAADAWWQGVPLAVLVGLAAAGIGFNVQHDGGHDAYSDYRSVNKLMAMMLDLMGSSSYFWRWKHVVFHHTYVNVTGHDTDINLGILARVTPHQTRLAFHRWQHLYLWPVYGLLAVKMQFVDDFRRLVTGRIGRHRVRRPTGWDLVLLVGGKATFLAWAFGVPLLFHPVAVVLFYYGVAAVVLGTALSVVFQLAHCVEEAAFPLPSAGTGRIEQAWAIHQAETTVDFARPSRVVAWLLGGLNFQIEHHLFPRISHVNYPAISKLVEQTCRDFGVTYTEHSSFREGMASHFRWLRRMGMPNAPRET
- a CDS encoding GlsB/YeaQ/YmgE family stress response membrane protein, whose product is MSFTMFVTWVLVGVLAGVLAGLVMKRGGYGLKNDIILGLVGSIGASWIFRASGLFPSAGIVAMLFVALAGAAVLIIAQRKLRPTERLGGARGDVWWRGGLVAAVVAVVAWMTLGPAPQPAATAAVVEEKTYTVTPAAMKVKAGIVTGEVTNMKVTEQVEQGSGRVVSAAKLTAIVTLKNSSENQTVRLVTGTIKYIDSEGQPIKLEDARTEPALTFATYGGSSDRLDPGQEAIQSLDVAFPAEALKAQKLKEIRLELAYIPSPYREETVQFSVSIGEGK